One genomic window of Planctomycetota bacterium includes the following:
- a CDS encoding metallophosphoesterase — MTVRRLLLACGLVCFSSFAPSVHAEITRLWLSHQTNDPSRLVINWESAAPGDSVVRYSVDDGPEQTVRQAESTTLHHVEIPFGAAGAKYRYQVQTGKERSATASFHGYAADELRVAVVADWQGKPKLDALLADRIDLLLTAGDNIGSLHGRCGVGVKDCTTPYGELIDAYPELFRSTPFLPALGNHDREIRPRGNQPPAEPVYDVEATAFRQFFALPDAEWRWRFDVPTVGARFLALDLNHISDQGTTYQTCHPLDPASEQFRWYQEQFEGARPRFVVTLQNERNATMRAQHGATWHRLFRQGSLVISGFGYFAERAEVDGLSYYNTALGVGAKYPDPQSKFFASVASYVLLSIKPDAMRVELKSLAGDVLDARTFVPLTERTPRPNE, encoded by the coding sequence ATGACTGTCCGGCGGTTGCTATTAGCTTGCGGCCTGGTGTGTTTCAGTTCGTTTGCGCCCTCGGTCCACGCCGAAATCACCCGGCTGTGGCTCAGCCACCAGACCAACGACCCGAGCCGACTGGTGATCAATTGGGAATCGGCTGCGCCAGGCGACTCGGTGGTCCGCTACTCGGTCGACGACGGGCCGGAGCAAACCGTGCGGCAGGCTGAATCAACCACACTGCACCACGTCGAGATTCCGTTCGGCGCGGCCGGCGCCAAGTATCGCTACCAGGTCCAAACGGGCAAAGAGCGCTCGGCCACGGCGTCGTTCCACGGTTACGCGGCCGACGAGTTGCGCGTGGCCGTGGTGGCCGACTGGCAAGGGAAGCCGAAGCTCGACGCCTTGCTGGCCGATCGCATCGATTTGCTGCTCACCGCCGGTGACAATATCGGCAGCCTGCATGGTCGCTGTGGCGTGGGTGTGAAGGATTGCACCACGCCGTACGGCGAATTGATCGACGCCTATCCCGAGTTGTTTCGTTCGACGCCGTTCCTGCCGGCGCTGGGGAATCATGACCGCGAGATTCGTCCTCGCGGCAACCAGCCGCCCGCGGAACCGGTCTACGACGTCGAGGCCACGGCCTTTCGTCAGTTCTTTGCCTTGCCCGACGCCGAATGGCGCTGGCGGTTCGACGTGCCGACGGTTGGCGCGCGATTCTTGGCGCTCGACCTGAACCATATCTCCGACCAGGGAACGACCTATCAGACCTGCCACCCGCTGGACCCGGCGTCGGAGCAATTCCGCTGGTACCAGGAACAATTCGAAGGGGCGCGGCCGCGGTTTGTCGTAACGCTGCAAAACGAACGCAACGCCACCATGCGCGCCCAGCACGGGGCGACTTGGCATCGCTTGTTCCGCCAGGGGAGCCTGGTGATCTCGGGCTTCGGGTACTTCGCCGAGCGGGCCGAGGTTGACGGTCTCAGCTATTACAACACGGCCCTTGGTGTCGGGGCCAAATACCCCGATCCCCAGTCAAAGTTCTTTGCCAGCGTGGCCAGCTATGTGCTGCTGAGCATCAAGCCCGACGCGATGCGCGTCGAGTTGAAGTCGCTGGCGGGCGACGTGCTGGACGCCCGGACGTTTGTGCCGTTGACGGAGCGGACGCCGCGCCCGAACGAATGA
- a CDS encoding GIY-YIG nuclease family protein — translation MIDQAAAPWFVYLLRCADRSLYTGITTDVERRCAQHNAGRGARYTRSRTPVKLVYQETAASRGLALRRELQIKALDRRAKEALIRSGAASAPSTAQTSGRPARRPPATSTRRASRRA, via the coding sequence ATGATCGATCAAGCGGCAGCGCCCTGGTTCGTCTATCTGTTGCGCTGCGCGGATCGTTCGCTCTACACGGGTATCACCACCGACGTCGAACGGCGCTGCGCCCAGCACAATGCCGGCCGCGGCGCTCGCTACACGCGCAGTCGCACCCCGGTCAAGCTGGTCTACCAGGAAACGGCGGCGTCGCGCGGGTTGGCGTTGCGGCGCGAGTTGCAGATCAAAGCCCTGGATCGTCGAGCCAAGGAAGCCCTCATTCGTTCGGGCGCGGCGTCCGCTCCGTCAACGGCACAAACGTCCGGGCGTCCAGCACGTCGCCCGCCAGCGACTTCAACTCGACGCGCATCGCGTCGGGCTTGA